One Prunus dulcis chromosome 8, ALMONDv2, whole genome shotgun sequence DNA window includes the following coding sequences:
- the LOC117637270 gene encoding nodulation protein H isoform X1, with protein sequence MADDLCSFKDIFLIKAPKKSPLVLRMIVLLFAMVCGVYICSICLKQVSNRTNVAGFLNVQVIQKPCPRPDVEPEEVPYVHYPKPVTYSRAECACNPVRYFAILSMQRSGSGWFETLLNNHTNISSNGEIFSVKVRRSNASTIVETLDRLYNLDWFSSASKNECTAAVGLKWMLNQGLMQHHEEIVDYFKTRGVAAIFLFRRNLLRRMISVLANSYDRDAKPLNGTHKSHVHSPHEAEILAKYKPTINATLLIPNLKQVEDTTTKALEYFKSTRHIILYYEDIVKNRTKLLDVQDFLKVPQRDLKSRQVKIHKGTLSNQIENWGDVEKTLTGTQYENFLHADYRRR encoded by the exons ATGGCTGATGATCTCTGTTCTTTCAAG GATATATTTCTTATAAAGGCGCCCAAGAAATCTCCGTTGGTGCTGAGGATGATTGTCTTGTTGTTTGCAATGGTCTGTGGTGTCTATATTTGCTCAATTTGTTTAAAGCAAGTCAGCAACCGCACCAACGTTGCCGGGTTTTTAAATGTCCAGGTGATTCAAAAGCCATGCCCACGACCTGATGTTGAGCCTGAGGAAGTTCCTTATGTGCACTACCCAAAGCCCGTAACTTATAGCCG GGCTGAATGTGCATGCAATCCTGTGCGATATTTCGCAATTTTGTCGATGCAGAGGTCTGGAAGTGGGTGGTTTGAGACGCTATTGAATAATCATACTAACATAAGTTCAAATGGGGAGATTTTCTCTGTTAAAGTGAGGAGAAGTAATGCCTCAACAATCGTTGAGACTTTGGACAGACTTTATAATCTAGATTGGTTCAGTAGTGCCTCAAAGAATGAGTGCACAGCTGCAGTTGGCTTAAAGTGGATGCTTAATCAG GGCTTGATGCAGCACCATGAAGAAATAGTGGATTACTTCAAAACTCGAGGTGTTGCTGCTATCTTTCTCTTTCGAAGAAATCTGTTGCGCAGGATGATCTCTGTGCTTGCAAATTCTTATGATCGAGATGCTAAGCCGCTGAACGGGACCCATAAGTCTCATGTGCATTCTCCTCATGAG GCAGAGATACTTGCAAAATACAAGCCTACAATCAATGCAACTTTACTGATACCTAACCTGAAACAAGTAGAGGATACAACTACAAAAGCGTTGGAGTATTTCAAGAGCACCCGGCATATTATCCTATACTATGAGGATATTGTTAAAAACCGAACT AAATTGCTAGATGTTCAAGATTTTCTTAAGGTTCCACAAAGGGATTTAAAGAGTCGTCAGGTGAAGATACACAAAGGCACCTTGTCTAATCAGATTGAGAATTGGGGTGATGTTGAAAAGACACTTACAGGAACACAGTATGAAAACTTCCTCCATGCAGATTATCGACGAAGGTAA
- the LOC117637270 gene encoding nodulation protein H isoform X2, giving the protein MADDLCSFKDIFLIKAPKKSPLVLRMIVLLFAMVIQKPCPRPDVEPEEVPYVHYPKPVTYSRAECACNPVRYFAILSMQRSGSGWFETLLNNHTNISSNGEIFSVKVRRSNASTIVETLDRLYNLDWFSSASKNECTAAVGLKWMLNQGLMQHHEEIVDYFKTRGVAAIFLFRRNLLRRMISVLANSYDRDAKPLNGTHKSHVHSPHEAEILAKYKPTINATLLIPNLKQVEDTTTKALEYFKSTRHIILYYEDIVKNRTKLLDVQDFLKVPQRDLKSRQVKIHKGTLSNQIENWGDVEKTLTGTQYENFLHADYRRR; this is encoded by the exons ATGGCTGATGATCTCTGTTCTTTCAAG GATATATTTCTTATAAAGGCGCCCAAGAAATCTCCGTTGGTGCTGAGGATGATTGTCTTGTTGTTTGCAATG GTGATTCAAAAGCCATGCCCACGACCTGATGTTGAGCCTGAGGAAGTTCCTTATGTGCACTACCCAAAGCCCGTAACTTATAGCCG GGCTGAATGTGCATGCAATCCTGTGCGATATTTCGCAATTTTGTCGATGCAGAGGTCTGGAAGTGGGTGGTTTGAGACGCTATTGAATAATCATACTAACATAAGTTCAAATGGGGAGATTTTCTCTGTTAAAGTGAGGAGAAGTAATGCCTCAACAATCGTTGAGACTTTGGACAGACTTTATAATCTAGATTGGTTCAGTAGTGCCTCAAAGAATGAGTGCACAGCTGCAGTTGGCTTAAAGTGGATGCTTAATCAG GGCTTGATGCAGCACCATGAAGAAATAGTGGATTACTTCAAAACTCGAGGTGTTGCTGCTATCTTTCTCTTTCGAAGAAATCTGTTGCGCAGGATGATCTCTGTGCTTGCAAATTCTTATGATCGAGATGCTAAGCCGCTGAACGGGACCCATAAGTCTCATGTGCATTCTCCTCATGAG GCAGAGATACTTGCAAAATACAAGCCTACAATCAATGCAACTTTACTGATACCTAACCTGAAACAAGTAGAGGATACAACTACAAAAGCGTTGGAGTATTTCAAGAGCACCCGGCATATTATCCTATACTATGAGGATATTGTTAAAAACCGAACT AAATTGCTAGATGTTCAAGATTTTCTTAAGGTTCCACAAAGGGATTTAAAGAGTCGTCAGGTGAAGATACACAAAGGCACCTTGTCTAATCAGATTGAGAATTGGGGTGATGTTGAAAAGACACTTACAGGAACACAGTATGAAAACTTCCTCCATGCAGATTATCGACGAAGGTAA